The Bacteroidota bacterium sequence AGGTACCAAGGATTTCATTTTTGCGTGCAAAGCCTTTCTTTGTGTAATAAGCGTATTTAAATCCCATACAGACCAATAAGAATGAGATGTAACACAAGGGTTCAAATAAGGCAGGCGGCTTATTGAAAACATTCCGGTATCAGTAAATAATTCAGCAATCTGATTATCCCTGCAAGGGTTGCCGGTATTTGATTTGAATAAAAACTTAATATCTCCGGCCTCACCAAAAGCAATTTTACAATTTGAATGAAGGTTGGACAGTTCACGGTTCAAGTTATGAATCAGGATGGAACATTCTTCATTGGTAGCCGGAGTCCCTTCCTGTGAATTGCCGTTCCAATCCCACTGGGGTTCATTAATCGGGCTCAAATAATCAAATTTGAAATGAGTCCCGACTTCTGCCAGAAAATGAGCATAATCCTGATACTTATCGGGTTGAAGGTTAAAGTGTATTCCGCCTGATGACCTGGCCATATTGTTTTTAGCAAAAAAATAAGGAGCAGCATTGGTAAATCCAAGGATCTTTTCAACTCCGCGTTTCCGGGCTGCTTCTAAAAACCAGCGTTGACCTTCCTGTTTGGACCAGTCAAAATGTCCATATTTATCTATAAAACAATCCGTCTTCCGCCATTCTTCGACAATACCACTATTGCCACCCTGTTCGGCACTACCTGTCCCGATGTTGAAACGCCACAAGGATAATCCTATACCTTTAGGATTTCCATGGCCATCGAATTCTTTACTGAAGAGCAAATCAGCAATAGCTTCACGTTTTTCCAAAGGCCAGTTTTTCCCGACAAACTGGGTTCGCCAGGCATCAGAAGCCCCAAAACTGTGAATGGTTTGTTGCACAGCATTTTTGTTTACAGTCAGTTCAATCGGCTGTGCCGGAAGTTTGAACGTAAAAAGGCTGCAAAAACAGATTGCAGTAATATAGATTTTTGGAAGACACATCATATAAAATTTTATAGTTAATCAGAAATAACTTATTCTATTTCTAAAAAAATAGCCGGTGACAAATTTACCTCCAATTTAATGCTTAATTATAATAACCCACAAGGGTTGTAATACTATTTGCCTCTATTGATATATTCCCCGGATCCACATTCTTTGTCCGCTTCAGATTTGAATCATCGGAGGTAACGTAGGTTGTTAATTTGCCATTAAGTGATCCACTTTTCATGTTTAGAGAAACAGTTTTAGCATTTGAACTGTAGTTGATTAAAACAACAACCAGTTTTTTTGAACTTTCATCAATAAAAGCAGAATTCAACAGTCCATAATTCTGATTTGGTAAAATATCCGGTGAACCGGTATAAATTCTTTTCATACCTGGACGAACGAAGAGGGAAAAATTTCCCAGTCCCCACAAAAGTTTAGATGGACGGACATAACCGTCATTATTGCAATAATCAGGAACAAGAGTACCAGTCATG is a genomic window containing:
- a CDS encoding glycoside hydrolase gives rise to the protein MMCLPKIYITAICFCSLFTFKLPAQPIELTVNKNAVQQTIHSFGASDAWRTQFVGKNWPLEKREAIADLLFSKEFDGHGNPKGIGLSLWRFNIGTGSAEQGGNSGIVEEWRKTDCFIDKYGHFDWSKQEGQRWFLEAARKRGVEKILGFTNAAPYFFAKNNMARSSGGIHFNLQPDKYQDYAHFLAEVGTHFKFDYLSPINEPQWDWNGNSQEGTPATNEECSILIHNLNRELSNLHSNCKIAFGEAGDIKFLFKSNTGNPCRDNQIAELFTDTGMFSISRLPYLNPCVTSHSYWSVWDLNTLITQRKALHAKMKSLVP